A DNA window from Syngnathus typhle isolate RoL2023-S1 ecotype Sweden linkage group LG2, RoL_Styp_1.0, whole genome shotgun sequence contains the following coding sequences:
- the LOC133149871 gene encoding uncharacterized protein LOC133149871 isoform X2, giving the protein MESTTDSQQRESSARPKRDPRPPAHLDPYEVTLLPSQQPVAQASSTPVGQLGQVLSTRARSLTSYRSAAHSRRSSQMSNGLSLLQSTSDIQAAALEEEIKGLELADLQQEIEEERKADLEAAALDAQAREGQRLQEEAHLAKERLAKEMGRRRRLKKLEKEVQIASLVKTYLSETNDDALSTSSAPATFSKPSLRSQPPRVPFVLTQHPPVQPPPPAPVQIPPPATVPGQIVAPPANLITSAQASVPVSAPPIAATVAAFPPGRVSSSPVLPTVTSHAVGTLPITSPPSQYPGVSATSTSFTTTPLATSVMPPPPTMPFAQPITPTATPVPAAPPWTYPGMETLIATSYGIPKPTLPFFESGKESDFALLKMALDNLMNSHTHLSEHYKYQVLLGQLKLPSALQLAKSYMYDPAPYTAAVGALQDKYGQPRQLVQSELGAILNSPAIKFGDADAFDSFALSVQSLVGMLRTLEGPVGYELRCGSHVDRLLSKLSPSQRDGFVEYCLVRGILQPGSELTYSLPDFAAWLQMKAQAKRLASRATLLYNSTGPSTPKREQFRSKPRDKTASVFLCTRETATKETPQPKPQAFKLSPYCPFCNNKEHYLNSCLDFKKLSPAEIKKWIQEGDRCWRCGRAHKATACTLKRPCKTCKEKHLTVLHDAIQESSQTVLLVSNPAPTIYIEQPRSPQRVLLKVVKVLLHHGDRVLETFAVLDDGSERTIILPQAVEQLQLSQHPETLHLRTVQQEVKELKGSCVSVHVSPVFKPNQKFCIRHAFTADSLSLSEHTYPVAALQKRYEHLKGLPLTPIHRAQPLLLIGSDMAHLLSPTQPVRSGPSGSPMAVCTRLGWSLQGPSDIIPVASHQPYCFHIATESPYTELIKNVERLWHIDTVPYISEKTATRSKQDQQALTLLQTASERVSIDGTQRYATPLLRRQPAIPLRASPAAVMPNLRCTERRIAKDTARAASYCAEMDKLLQAGYVSEISTEEAETVTESWYVPHHMVHHNGKDRVVFNCSFSFNGLSLNDQLLPGPTLGPTMIGVLMRFRCHAVAISGDIKSMFHQIRLMPKDKPLLRFLWRDMQRTSEPRIYQWEVLPFGTTCSPCCAVFALQQHVRDHEPPDSPLTHVIEQSFYVDNCLHSVSKPEDAKALVDDLRALLRKGGFEIRQWASNVPEVVAHLPPEAQSTSSELWLSKASDNLQEPTLGLCWDCLSDTLSYKHRSNEPPAATLRNVYSVLAKLYDPLGYIVPFTTRCKVLVQDMWKANIGWDDKIQPSELLGKWLSWVQEIPTLQQLKLPRPYSPASGNTVNAARHIHIFCDASERAYGSVAYMQITDDRQQVFVSFVFARSRVAPRKQLSIPRLELSAALTGAQLAKVIETELTVTPEHITLWSDSTTVLHWIKSESCRYKVFVGTRVAEIQNLTSPSQWRYVGSLHNPADDITRGLTLKEMVQDHRWNKGPHFLLLPESEWPIMPSSEAEADTTELRKSAFVGAVSSALPTQHPDLSKFSTWQELLQETASSLHGAANTNTTAKCSATDFLQAEKLMLQKAQEDCFAEELRALKVGRALPVNSHLMSLSPEYDKTTELLRVGGRLRHAEGLDLDTIHPVIMDPSHHVTKLIIKNADDSLLHPGPERVLAELRRRFWIIRGREAIRKHQYSCLECRRWRAKPDVPKMADYPPARLRLYKPPFYSTGVDCFGPFQMPRILIQSHLTSS; this is encoded by the coding sequence ATGGAATCAACAACTGATAGCCAGCAGCGGGAGTCGTCGGCCCGACCCAAGAGAGATCCTCGTCCACCTGCACATTTAGACCCATATGAAGTCACTCTTTTGCCCTCTCAACAACCTGTAGCCCAAGCCTCCTCTACACCTGTAGGACAACTAGGCCAGGTTCTGTCAACCAGAGCAAGGAGTTTGACAAGTTACCGGTCAGCTGCACATTCACGACGATCATCTCAGATGTCAAACGGTCTCAGTCTGCTCCAAAGCACATCAGACATACAAGCAGCTGCACTAGAAGAGGAGATAAAGGGTTTGGAGCTTGCAGACCTACAACAGGAAatagaagaggaaagaaaggcTGACTTGGAGGCTGCAGCATTGGATGCACAAGCCAGGGAAGGACAACGGCTACAAGAAGAGGCACATTTGGCTAAAGAGAGACTAGCTAAAGAGATGGGGAGACGCAGGCGCTTGAAGAAGCTGGAGAAAGAGGTACAAATTGCCAGTCTTGTGAAGACCTACCTATCAGAGACGAACGATGATGCCTTGTCCACTTCATCAGCTCCCGCTACATTCTCCAAGCCGTCCCTGCGATCGCAGCCACCGCGGGTGCCCTTCGTTCTCACCCAGCATCCACCTGTACAACCGCCACCTCCAGCGCCCGTTCAAATACCACCTCCAGCTACTGTCCCTGGACAGATAGTAGCACCACCCGCTAATCTCATCACAAGTGCCCAAGCTAGTGTTCCTGTCAGCGCACCACCCATTGCAGCAACAGTAGCTGCATTTCCACCTGGACGTGTATCATCCTCGCCCGTCCTCCCTACGGTGACAAGCCATGCAGTTGGAACGCTACCAATTACGAGTCCCCCATCTCAATATCCAGGTGTTTCTGCTACCAGTACAAGCTTCACAACAACACCACTGGCAACTTCAGTGATGCCACCACCTCCTACAATGCCATTTGCTCAACCCATTACACCAACTGCAACACCCGTCCCCGCTGCACCGCCTTGGACCTACCCAGGTATGGAGACCTTGATTGCCACATCCTATGGCATTCCCAAACCAACACTTCCCTTCTTTGAGAGTGGTAAAGAAAGCGACTTTGCACTTTTGAAGATGGCACTCGACAACTTGATGAACAGTCACACTCATCTCAGCGAACACTATAAATATCAAGTGCTCCTGGGTCAGCTCAAGCTCCCGAGTGCTCTGCAGTTGGCCAAATCATACATGTATGACCCGGCACCATACACAGCAGCAGTGGGAGCTCTGCAAGACAAATACGGACAGCCGAGACAACTGGTCCAAAGTGAATTAGGGGCAATACTCAACTCCCCAGCCATCAAATTTGGAGATGCTGATGCATTCGACTCCTTTGCCCTCTCTGTCCAGTCACTGGTCGGTATGCTGCGCACGCTAGAGGGACCTGTAGGTTACGAGCTCCGGTGCggttcccatgttgaccgcctgTTAAGCAAACTGTCTCCATCCCAGAGAGATGGATTTGTGGAATATTGCCTCGTTCGCGGCATCCTGCAGCCCGGTTCAGAGCTCACCTACTCCCTGCCTGACTTTGCCGCATGGCTCCAGATGAAGGCTCAAGCAAAGCGTCTGGCCAGTCGAGCTACCCTTCTCTATAACTCTACCGGGCCTTCTACACCTAAGAGAGAACAGTTTCGTTCAAAGCCCAGAGATAAGACCGCATCAGTCTTCCTCTGTACAAGGGAGACAGCCACCAAAGAGACCCCTCAGCCGAAGCCTCAAGCTTTCAAACTCAGCCCTTATTGCCCATTCTGTAACAATAAGGAGCACTATCTCAACTCATGTCTCGACTTCAAGAAACTGTCCCCTGCTGAGATTAAGAAGTGGATCCAGGAAGGTGACCGATGCTGGAGGTGCGGCCGGGCACACAAAGCTACAGCCTGCACGCTTAAACGGCCGTGTAAGACATGCAAAGAGAAACACCTTACAGTTCTGCATGACGCCATCCAAGAGTCTTCGCAGACAGTGCTGCTGGTTAGTAATCCAGCACCCACTATCTACATCGAACAGCCCAGAAGCCCTCAAAGAGTGCTACTGAAAGTTGTCAAAGTGCTTCTACATCATGGCGATCGCGTCCTTGAGACATTTGCAGTGCTTGATGATGGTTCAGAGAGAACGATTATCCTCCCTCAAGCTGTAGAACAACTACAACTTTCACAGCACCCAGAGACGCTACATCTTAGGACCGTCCAGCAAGAGGTGAAGGAGCTGAAAGGTTCCTGCGTCAGCGTTCATGTATCCCCTGTCTTCAAGCCAAACCAGAAGTTTTGCATTCGACATGCGTTCACCGCAGATAGTCTTAGCTTGTCTGAGCACACGTACCCAGTAGCAGCTCTCCAGAAGCGCTATGAGCACCTCAAAGGACTTCCCTTGACGCCTATTCACAGAGCACAACCTCTACTCCTCATCGGCTCAGATATGGCCCATCTGCTCTCACCAACACAGCCCGTCCGATCAGGCCCATCCGGCAGTCCCATGGCAGTCTGTACAAGGCTCGGTTGGTCCCTGCAAGGTCCGTCAGACATCATTCCAGTTGCTTCTCACCAGCCTTACTGTTTTCACATCGCCACTGAATCACCATATACAGAACTTATCAAGAATGTGGAACGCCTTTGGCATATCGATACAGTTCCCTATATCAGTGAGAAGACTGCAACCCGTTCTAAGCAAGACCAGCAGGCTCTCACCCTCCTACAGACAGCCTCTGAACGCGTATCTATTGACGGTACTCAGCGCTATGCAACTCCACTGTTGAGGCGTCAGCCAGCCATCCCACTTCGTGCTTCGCCGGCTGCTGTGATGCCCAACCTACGTTGCACTGAACGCCGGATAGCCAAGGACACAGCTCGAGCAGCTTCATACTGTGCGGAGATGGACAAACTACTTCAGGCCGGCTACGTTTCAGAGATCTCTACGGAAGAGGCCGAAACTGTCACCGAATCGTGGTATGTACCACACCATATGGTGCACCACAATGGAAAGGACAGAGTTGTCTTCAATTGTTCCTTCTCCTTCAATGGCCTCTCATTGAATGACCAACTCCTCCCGGGACCGACGCTTGGTCCAACCATGATTGGTGTCCTGATGCGGTTTCGATGTCATGCTGTCGCCATCAGTGGAGATATCAAGTCAATGTTCCATCAGATCCGCTTAATGCCAAAAGACAAACCTCTCCTACGTTTCCTGTGGCGGGACATGCAAAGAACGTCTGAACCACGGATATACCAATGGGAGGTGTTACCATTTGGAACAACGTGTAGCCCCTGTTGCGCCGTCTTCGCCCTGCAGCAGCACGTCAGAGACCACGAACCACCAGATTCCCCCCTCACGCATGTGATCGAGCAGTCCTTCTATGTCGACAATTGCCTTCACAGTGTAAGTAAACCAGAAGATGCCAAGGCTTTGGTCGATGACTTGCGAGCACTTCTGAGAAAGGGAGGTTTTGAGATCAGGCAATGGGCCAGTAATGTGCCTGAAGTTGTCGCACACCTACCCCCTGAAGCACAATCGACTAGCAGTGAGCTATGGCTGTCCAAGGCCAGTGACAACCTTCAAGAACCCACACTTGGACTGTGCTGGGATTGTTTGAGCGACACGTTGAGTTATAAGCATCGCTCTAACGAGCCTCCAGCTGCCACTCTACGTAACGTCTACAGCGTCCTTGCCAAGCTTTACGACCCATTGGGCTACATTGTGCCATTTACCACAAGATGTAAAGTGCTTGTCCAGGACATGTGGAAGGCTAACATTGGCTGGGATGACAAGATTCAACCATCTGAACTTCTCGGAAAATGGTTGAGTTGGGTGCAGGAAATTCCTACTCTGCAGCAACTCAAGTTACCTCGTCCCTATTCACCAGCCAGTGGAAATACCGTCAATGCAGCCCGTCATATTCACATCTTCTGTGATGCTTCAGAGCGTGCCTACGGATCAGTAGCTTACATGCAAATAACGGATGACAGACAACAAGTCTTCGTTTCCTTTGTGTTTGCCAGATCGAGAGTAGCGCCGCGTAAACAGCTGTCCATCCCGCGTCTCGAGCTCAGCGCCGCACTTACAGGGGCACAGCTGGCAAAAGTGATCGAGACTGAGCTCACAGTAACGCCTGAGCACATCACTCTTTGGTCTGACTCCACAACAGTGCTCCACTGGATTAAATCAGAATCCTGCCGCTACAAAGTATTTGTTGGAACACGTGTAGCAGAAATTCAGAATCTTACCAGTCCATCTCAATGGCGGTATGTTGGTAGTCTACACAATCCCGCAGATGACATAACCCGAGGACTCACCTTGAAAGAGATGGTGCAGGATCACCGCTGGAACAAAGGTCCACATTTCCTCCTTTTGCCGGAGAGTGAGTGGCCCATCATGCCCTCATCTGAGGCAGAAGCAGACACTACCGAGTTAAGGAAGTCAGCCTTCGTGGGAGCAGTCTCCAGCGCCTTGCCCACACAACATCCTGACCTGAGTAAATTCTCCACTTGGCAAGAGCTACTTCAGGAAACCGCTAGCTCCCTTCATGGGGCGGCCAACACTAACACCACAGCAAAGTGTTCAGCAACAGATTTTCTTCAAGCAGAGAAGCTTATGCTTCAAAAGGCCCAAGAAGACTGCTTTGCTGAGGAATTGAGAGCCCTCAAAGTTGGACGTGCTCTTCCTGTAAACAGTCATCTTATGTCCCTGTCACCAGAATACGACAAAACCACAGAGCTACTGAGAGTCGGTGGTAGATTGAGGCATGCTGAAGGACTAGACCTGGATACCATCCACCCAGTCATCATGGACCCAAGTCATCATGTGACTAAGCTCATCATTAAGAATGCGGATGATTCTCTACTGCACCCGGGACCAGAACGCGTGCTTGCTGAGCTCAGACGCCGGTTTTGGATAATTCGTGGTCGAGAGGCCATTAGAAAGCATCAATATTCCTGCCTGGAGTGTCGACGATGGAGAGCAAAACCGGATGTACCGAAGATGGCTGATTACCCACCAGCTCGACTACGACTCTATAAGCCACCATTCTATTCAACAGGAGTTGACTGCTTTGGACCTTTTCAA